The Zingiber officinale cultivar Zhangliang chromosome 10A, Zo_v1.1, whole genome shotgun sequence genome contains a region encoding:
- the LOC122027319 gene encoding chaperone protein DnaJ-like has protein sequence MLSLPSPISNPVFSATIPTRKLRLASLAPRAAAAQTATMYDLLSVAETAGPEEIKAAFKLQARRWHPDACRKAGEEGAFAERFKQAREAYEVLSDPDLRREYDRMLLFSDGWTTAGSSGGVVLRRNRDHRTGFGDWESQLDGMSRRREPWWVANAAGRRRAAGGEGESWGSRARRALAAAETSE, from the coding sequence ATGTTGTCTCTGCCTTCTCCAATTTCTAATCCAGTATTTTCCGCTACCATTCCTACGAGAAAGCTTAGGCTCGCATCGCTGGCTCCGCGTGCGGCAGCCGCCCAAACCGCCACCATGTATGATCTGCTGTCGGTGGCGGAGACGGCGGGGCCGGAGGAGATCAAGGCGGCGTTCAAGCTGCAGGCGCGGCGGTGGCACCCGGACGCCTGCCGCAAGGCGGGGGAGGAGGGGGCCTTCGCCGAGCGCTTCAAGCAAGCGCGCGAGGCCTATGAGGTTCTCTCCGACCCGGACCTCCGCCGTGAGTACGACCGCATGCTGCTCTTCTCCGACGGCTGGACCACCGCCGGCAGCTCCGGAGGGGTCGTCCTCCGGCGCAACCGCGACCACCGCACCGGATTCGGGGACTGGGAGAGCCAGTTGGATGGGATGTCTAGGCGGCGGGAGCCGTGGTGGGTGGCCAACGCGGCGGGGCGGAGGAGGGCCGCTGGCGGAGAGGGGGAAAGCTGGGGGAGCAGGGCGAGGAGGGCCCTCGCGGCTGCGGAGACTTCAGAATGA